The following proteins come from a genomic window of Microbacterium sp. JZ31:
- a CDS encoding PH domain-containing protein: protein MSENQTTPNPEHPRTDPAAGAPEPVAQEPGAQDPVAQQPVAQEPVATDPVLDRGTYTAIREPRASGRLALDGAWHQISPKYVVSQTVQNAIFVALVVVVAGVAGSMSRHWWPWIPAGVLILVTLITQLVLPRQARALGYMLRADDLVFRKGILWQRMIAVPYGRMQLIDITHGPMDRAFGIAKLKMVTAAATTGVEIPGLGRDASEALRDTLIEVAETRRTGL from the coding sequence ATGAGCGAGAACCAGACGACGCCGAACCCGGAGCACCCGCGCACTGATCCCGCAGCGGGCGCGCCGGAGCCGGTCGCGCAGGAGCCGGGCGCCCAGGACCCGGTCGCGCAGCAGCCGGTCGCGCAGGAGCCGGTCGCGACGGATCCGGTCCTGGATCGGGGCACGTACACCGCGATCCGCGAGCCGCGCGCGTCCGGACGCCTCGCGCTCGACGGCGCGTGGCACCAGATCTCCCCCAAGTACGTCGTGTCGCAGACCGTGCAGAACGCGATCTTCGTCGCGCTGGTCGTCGTGGTCGCGGGCGTGGCGGGTTCGATGTCCCGTCACTGGTGGCCGTGGATCCCTGCGGGGGTGCTGATCCTCGTCACGCTGATCACGCAGCTCGTGCTGCCACGCCAGGCGCGCGCGCTCGGCTACATGCTGCGCGCGGACGACCTCGTGTTCCGCAAGGGCATCCTGTGGCAGCGGATGATCGCCGTGCCGTACGGGCGCATGCAGCTGATCGACATCACGCACGGCCCCATGGACCGCGCCTTCGGGATCGCCAAGCTCAAGATGGTGACCGCGGCCGCGACGACCGGTGTCGAGATCCCGGGTCTCGGCCGCGACGCGTCCGAGGCGCTGCGCGACACGCTGATCGAGGTCGCCGAGACGCGGCGGACAGGGCTGTGA
- a CDS encoding excalibur calcium-binding domain-containing protein encodes MSTKIGFRPLALACAAALIAMGAGATPAMAHAAESPAAPLGVVAPSAPSPVAQQTDPLPAAEIPATAGQVVVSGAAKVGSTLTAQASAWAEGAALSYQWLRDGTVIPGATSDTYTVVAPDLGRRLSVRVMGAPAGEEPVTVTSTDVVVAAGTLVAATPAISGSVRVGSTVKAATGTWTRGTTFSYQWYVNGAAIKGATKSSYALPAGYAGRALTVKVTGSLSGYTAVSKVSAGKSIAAGTLSGATPTISDTTPKVGQRISALPGSWTSGVTRKYQWYANGVAIKGATSHVLTVPAGAKGRVLTVKVTGSKSGYATLAKTSRDTAKVAPGTLSGSTPRISGTVKVGSKVTAVPGTWSSGVTRKYQWYANGAALRGATSHILRIPSSAAGKTLTVKVTGTKAGYSTLVKTSAGKAVPRPAAPRPATPAWTPRGDLDCGDFSSWTAAQSEFDRAMRAGYGDYHRLDADNDGVACESLR; translated from the coding sequence ATGTCGACGAAGATCGGCTTCCGTCCGCTTGCCCTCGCCTGCGCCGCAGCGCTGATCGCCATGGGAGCCGGCGCCACCCCGGCCATGGCCCACGCCGCCGAGTCGCCTGCCGCGCCGCTCGGCGTGGTCGCGCCGAGCGCACCCTCCCCCGTCGCACAGCAGACGGACCCGTTGCCTGCTGCAGAGATCCCGGCGACCGCGGGGCAGGTCGTCGTCTCCGGCGCGGCCAAGGTCGGCTCCACCCTGACCGCCCAGGCGAGCGCCTGGGCCGAGGGCGCCGCCCTGTCTTATCAGTGGCTGCGCGACGGCACGGTCATCCCGGGTGCGACGTCCGACACGTACACCGTGGTGGCGCCGGACCTCGGCCGGAGGCTGTCGGTGCGCGTCATGGGCGCGCCGGCCGGCGAGGAGCCGGTGACCGTGACCTCGACCGATGTCGTCGTCGCCGCAGGCACGCTCGTCGCAGCCACCCCCGCGATCTCGGGTTCCGTGCGCGTGGGATCCACTGTGAAGGCCGCCACAGGCACCTGGACCCGTGGCACGACGTTCTCGTACCAGTGGTACGTCAACGGCGCCGCGATCAAGGGCGCGACGAAGTCCTCGTACGCGCTCCCCGCCGGCTACGCCGGTCGCGCGCTGACGGTGAAGGTCACGGGCTCGCTCTCGGGTTACACCGCGGTCTCAAAGGTCTCCGCAGGCAAGAGCATCGCGGCGGGAACGCTCTCGGGGGCGACGCCGACGATCAGCGACACGACGCCGAAGGTGGGCCAGCGGATCTCGGCGCTGCCCGGTTCGTGGACGAGCGGCGTCACCCGTAAGTACCAGTGGTACGCGAACGGCGTGGCGATCAAGGGCGCGACGAGCCACGTCCTGACGGTCCCGGCCGGCGCGAAGGGCCGCGTGCTGACGGTGAAGGTGACGGGCAGCAAGAGCGGCTACGCGACGCTGGCGAAGACCTCGCGGGACACCGCCAAGGTCGCGCCGGGCACGCTCTCCGGCTCCACGCCGCGCATCTCGGGCACGGTCAAGGTCGGCTCGAAGGTGACCGCGGTGCCGGGCACGTGGTCCTCCGGCGTCACGCGGAAGTACCAGTGGTACGCGAACGGCGCGGCGCTCAGGGGCGCGACCAGCCACATCCTGCGGATCCCGTCCTCGGCGGCGGGCAAGACGCTCACCGTCAAGGTCACGGGGACCAAGGCCGGCTACAGCACGCTCGTGAAGACGAGCGCGGGCAAGGCCGTGCCGCGTCCCGCGGCGCCGCGGCCCGCGACGCCCGCGTGGACTCCGAGAGGCGACCTCGACTGCGGCGACTTCTCGAGCTGGACGGCGGCGCAGAGCGAGTTCGACCGCGCGATGCGCGCGGGCTACGGCGACTATCACCGCCTGGACGCGGACAACGACGGCGTCGCGTGCGAGTCGCTGCGCTGA
- a CDS encoding DUF3180 domain-containing protein — MRRTSPLGLLVAAVLGGGVGFLVDHVLTLSGRPTFSPAWGLPILLALLGALALALAWPVRRSVRTPGAPRVDPFRAVRIAILAKASSLVGAVFGGAAVGLLLYVTTRPVSPALGSMATTIATIAAGAALVVAALVAEHFCSLPKDPDEREPDDAEPGAPAH, encoded by the coding sequence ATGAGGCGCACGTCGCCCCTGGGGCTGCTGGTCGCCGCGGTCCTGGGCGGCGGGGTCGGCTTCCTCGTGGACCACGTGCTCACACTGTCGGGACGGCCGACCTTCAGCCCCGCCTGGGGGCTGCCCATCCTGCTCGCGCTGCTGGGAGCCCTGGCGCTCGCGCTCGCGTGGCCCGTGCGGCGCTCGGTGCGCACGCCGGGGGCGCCGCGGGTCGACCCCTTCCGCGCGGTGCGGATCGCGATCCTCGCGAAGGCGTCCAGCCTCGTCGGCGCGGTGTTCGGCGGGGCCGCCGTCGGCCTGCTGCTGTACGTCACGACACGGCCCGTGAGCCCGGCGCTAGGCTCGATGGCGACGACCATCGCGACCATCGCGGCGGGTGCCGCGCTCGTGGTGGCGGCCCTGGTCGCGGAGCATTTCTGCAGCCTCCCGAAGGACCCAGATGAGCGAGAACCAGACGACGCCGAACCCGGAGCACCCGCGCACTGA
- a CDS encoding DUF4192 family protein, translating into MTVPTPASEPAVIRAGDNAEFLSLVPHLVGCRPRDSVVMIPFADRRTLGGMRIDLPPADAADVGALAAGFLGSFARVRHANRIAVVVYTDDAYRDERGRIARSAFVDALLGCARASDYAVVEALCVASDGWGSYLEPDGPYAGSPLDEIRPEDVDLGDGAPLADQGAGLELPATEDDEREAVARAIRERATLRLSDPTLTAAFEDVVAVHAELAADTLALLVMALDRPAIRDVALSQWSGDLAEGREIQRFNIAWAAGEAWDFDGPLRLAGEGARPDAARLRRALEVARKVAAVAPRRLRTGALASAAWLSWALGSSTHAAHYVRLAQEINPAHGLADIVATMVRHQHLPAWAYERPVPGPPPANRAECRRRARRG; encoded by the coding sequence ATGACCGTCCCGACTCCCGCTTCCGAGCCCGCCGTCATCCGCGCCGGCGACAACGCCGAGTTCCTCTCCCTCGTCCCGCACCTCGTCGGCTGCCGGCCGCGCGACAGCGTGGTGATGATCCCGTTCGCCGACCGGCGCACGCTCGGCGGGATGCGCATCGACCTGCCGCCCGCGGACGCGGCCGACGTCGGAGCGCTCGCGGCCGGCTTCCTCGGCTCGTTCGCGCGCGTGCGTCACGCGAACCGGATCGCGGTCGTCGTCTACACCGACGACGCCTACCGCGACGAGCGCGGCCGGATCGCCCGGTCCGCGTTCGTGGACGCGCTGCTGGGATGCGCGCGGGCGAGCGACTACGCCGTCGTCGAGGCGCTGTGCGTCGCGTCGGACGGCTGGGGCTCCTATCTGGAGCCCGACGGCCCGTATGCGGGCAGCCCGCTCGATGAGATCCGCCCGGAGGACGTCGACCTCGGTGACGGGGCGCCGCTGGCCGATCAGGGTGCGGGTCTCGAGCTGCCCGCGACGGAGGACGACGAGCGCGAGGCGGTGGCGCGGGCGATCCGCGAGAGGGCGACGCTCCGGCTGTCGGATCCGACGCTGACCGCCGCATTCGAGGATGTGGTCGCGGTGCACGCCGAGCTCGCGGCGGACACCCTCGCACTCCTCGTGATGGCGCTCGATCGGCCGGCGATCCGCGACGTCGCCCTCAGCCAGTGGAGCGGCGATCTGGCGGAGGGGCGCGAGATCCAGCGCTTCAACATCGCGTGGGCCGCCGGCGAGGCGTGGGACTTCGACGGGCCGCTGCGGCTGGCGGGCGAGGGGGCACGCCCCGACGCCGCGCGCCTGCGCCGGGCGCTGGAGGTGGCGAGGAAGGTCGCCGCTGTCGCTCCGCGACGGCTCCGCACGGGCGCTCTGGCCTCGGCCGCCTGGCTTTCGTGGGCGCTCGGGTCGTCCACGCACGCCGCGCACTACGTCCGCCTCGCGCAGGAGATCAACCCGGCGCACGGTCTGGCCGACATCGTCGCGACGATGGTCCGCCACCAGCACCTGCCGGCGTGGGCCTACGAGCGACCGGTCCCCGGCCCTCCTCCCGCGAACCGCGCCGAGTGCCGCCGCCGGGCGCGGCGCGGGTGA
- a CDS encoding diacylglycerol/lipid kinase family protein → MTSQEPDTTRPEPSSGSSKRAALVFNPIKVDGPTLCALVEQHSSEAGWAPPLLLETSVEDPGQATTRDALEEGVDAVLVAGGDGTVRAVSEAMRGSGVPLTIVPSGTGNLLARNLRLPLDGQELAVAGAFEGDTVEVDICVASLRRPDGHVEEHAFVVMAGMGLDAAMIANTKPELKKSVGWVAYVDGAARSLANAEPFRITYEVVKNPIRRGQTQAIPTSARLRTAKVQSILFANCGELPGGISLIPDGSVLDGELDVAIMQPSGPFGWLGVWRKVWWDNSVLRRTRAGRAVLERRGRDASVRYLRGIAAEAATPMPQEVQLDGDEFGEATRISCRIEKGNLLVGVPKGHDVRAKQPKADVQAATGEATAKSS, encoded by the coding sequence ATGACGTCTCAGGAGCCGGACACGACCCGCCCCGAGCCATCATCGGGCTCGTCGAAGCGCGCAGCACTCGTCTTCAACCCGATCAAGGTCGACGGTCCGACCCTCTGCGCGCTCGTCGAGCAGCACTCGTCGGAGGCCGGTTGGGCACCGCCGCTGCTGCTCGAGACCTCGGTGGAGGATCCGGGACAGGCGACGACGCGAGACGCGCTCGAAGAGGGCGTGGATGCGGTGCTCGTCGCCGGGGGCGACGGCACCGTGCGTGCCGTCTCGGAGGCGATGCGTGGATCCGGTGTTCCCCTCACGATCGTGCCCAGCGGCACGGGGAACCTGCTCGCCCGCAACCTGCGCCTTCCGCTCGACGGCCAGGAGCTGGCCGTCGCCGGCGCGTTCGAGGGCGACACGGTGGAGGTGGACATCTGCGTGGCGTCCCTCCGCCGCCCCGACGGCCACGTCGAGGAGCACGCGTTCGTCGTGATGGCCGGCATGGGACTCGACGCCGCGATGATCGCGAACACCAAGCCCGAGCTGAAGAAGTCGGTCGGCTGGGTGGCGTATGTCGACGGCGCGGCCCGCTCGCTGGCGAACGCCGAGCCGTTCCGCATCACGTACGAGGTCGTGAAGAACCCGATCCGCCGCGGTCAGACGCAGGCGATCCCCACATCGGCGCGCCTGCGCACCGCGAAGGTGCAGAGCATCCTGTTCGCCAACTGCGGCGAGCTGCCCGGGGGCATCTCGCTGATCCCCGACGGCTCCGTGCTGGACGGCGAGCTCGACGTCGCGATCATGCAGCCGTCGGGTCCGTTCGGCTGGCTCGGCGTGTGGCGCAAGGTGTGGTGGGACAACTCGGTGCTGCGCCGCACGCGCGCGGGTCGCGCGGTGCTGGAGCGCCGCGGCCGCGACGCGTCCGTGCGGTACCTGCGCGGCATCGCCGCCGAGGCGGCGACGCCCATGCCGCAGGAGGTGCAGCTCGACGGCGACGAGTTCGGCGAGGCCACGCGCATCTCGTGCCGCATCGAGAAGGGCAACCTGCTCGTGGGCGTTCCCAAGGGTCACGACGTGCGCGCCAAGCAGCCCAAGGCCGATGTCCAGGCGGCGACCGGCGAGGCTACTGCAAAGAGCTCGTGA
- the lysS gene encoding lysine--tRNA ligase: MPETPAENAPELTEEDIFEQKAVRLAKRERLIAERESAAGGAYPVTVPVTHTIPALRAQYGELEAGAETGETAAVAGRIVFSRNTGKLCFATLQAGDGSRIQAMVSLANVGDESLQRWKELVDLGDHVAVTGEIISSRRGELSIMVSAWEIAAKAVLPLPNMYSELSEESRVRSRFLDLIVRDTARTTVRARATVNASLRATFAGHDFVEVETPMLQVQPGGATARPFTTHSNAFDTELYLRIAPELYLKRAVVGGIDRVFEINRNFRNEGADSTHSPEFAMLEAYQAYSDYNGIADLTQELIQNAAIAVAGSTTVTWADGTEFDLGGEWDRVSMYPSLSEAAGVEITPDTGLDELLALAEQNGVEVPKHATHGKLVEELWEHFVKQHLTRPTFVMDFPVDTSPLVREHRSIPGVVEKWDLYVRGFELATGYSELVDPVIQRERFVEQAKLAARGDDEAMRIDEEFLRALEHGMPPTGGMGMGIDRLLMAITGLGIRETILFPLVK, translated from the coding sequence ATGCCTGAAACGCCTGCCGAGAACGCGCCCGAACTGACCGAAGAGGACATCTTCGAGCAGAAGGCCGTGCGTCTGGCGAAGCGCGAGCGGCTGATCGCCGAGCGCGAGAGCGCGGCGGGCGGGGCGTACCCCGTGACCGTCCCCGTGACGCACACGATCCCGGCGCTGCGCGCGCAGTACGGTGAGCTCGAGGCCGGCGCCGAGACCGGTGAGACTGCCGCGGTGGCGGGCCGGATCGTCTTCAGCCGCAACACGGGCAAGCTCTGCTTCGCGACCCTGCAGGCCGGGGACGGATCGCGCATCCAGGCCATGGTGTCGCTCGCGAACGTGGGTGACGAGTCGCTCCAGCGCTGGAAGGAGCTCGTCGACCTCGGCGACCACGTCGCGGTGACGGGCGAGATCATCTCCAGCCGCCGCGGCGAGCTGTCGATCATGGTGTCGGCATGGGAGATCGCGGCCAAGGCCGTCCTGCCGCTGCCCAACATGTACAGCGAGCTGAGCGAGGAGAGCCGCGTCCGCAGCCGCTTCCTCGACCTGATCGTGCGCGACACGGCCCGCACCACCGTGCGCGCCCGCGCGACCGTGAACGCGAGCCTGCGCGCCACATTCGCCGGCCACGACTTCGTCGAGGTCGAGACGCCCATGCTGCAGGTGCAGCCCGGTGGCGCGACCGCGCGCCCCTTCACCACGCACTCCAACGCGTTCGACACCGAGCTGTACCTGCGCATCGCGCCCGAGCTGTACCTGAAGCGCGCCGTCGTGGGCGGCATCGACCGCGTGTTCGAGATCAACCGCAACTTCCGCAACGAGGGCGCCGACTCGACGCACAGCCCCGAGTTCGCGATGCTCGAGGCCTACCAGGCCTACAGCGACTACAACGGCATCGCCGATCTCACGCAGGAGCTGATCCAGAACGCGGCGATCGCGGTCGCCGGATCCACGACCGTCACATGGGCGGACGGCACCGAGTTCGACCTGGGCGGCGAGTGGGATCGCGTGTCGATGTACCCGTCGCTGTCGGAGGCCGCGGGCGTCGAGATCACGCCCGACACGGGCCTGGACGAGCTGCTGGCCCTCGCCGAGCAGAACGGCGTCGAGGTGCCGAAGCACGCGACCCACGGCAAGCTCGTCGAGGAGCTGTGGGAGCACTTCGTCAAGCAGCACCTCACGCGCCCGACCTTCGTGATGGACTTCCCCGTCGACACGAGCCCCCTCGTGCGCGAGCACCGCTCGATCCCGGGCGTCGTGGAGAAGTGGGACCTGTACGTGCGCGGCTTCGAGCTCGCCACGGGATACTCCGAGCTCGTCGACCCCGTCATCCAGCGCGAGCGCTTCGTCGAGCAGGCGAAGCTCGCGGCGCGCGGCGACGACGAGGCGATGCGGATCGACGAGGAGTTCCTCCGCGCGCTCGAGCACGGCATGCCCCCGACGGGCGGCATGGGCATGGGCATCGACCGCCTGCTGATGGCGATCACGGGTCTGGGCATCCGCGAGACGATCCTCTTCCCGCTGGTCAAGTAG
- a CDS encoding PH domain-containing protein: protein MTEPQVPQAAAPALADGGSSSLADGDWHRLHPLTPLFQGGLVLIVIAGIVLSNFRDHAVFWVVSIFAPHEADELDGGEGEFLGFLFENNLILLGLGVLLAAILVLIGVFWVVWRFHQFRITGVDVEVRKGMVFRSHRRAPLDRVQSVNLTRPFPARLIGMAKLEVVGAGTDANVPLEYLSTDRAEQVRADILRLASGARAARQAARDAASGVQTGVRGRLVDALNNGVTGMIEGVDNADVAPESVVKIPAGRLVAAQLLNGALWILLFAAIWLTSVLVPLLIADTGSERVVISLGVGLGTGIPMAFAAVAITWSQISKSLRYAIAPTPDGVRVTFGLFTTVTETLPPGRIFAVEVSQSLLWRPFGWWTVKINRMSGKSAVEQQSGSGQQFNTVLPVGTRADVERVLSLILPVVPDADAPLLWDHGLLGPVAEQADPYRTIPRRAWWRRPVSWKRHGFALTTYALVLRRGVVWRKLALFPLARLQGVSIQQGPIDRWQRVASAQVHTVLGPVSGHVVGLERDAVIGLLEDTSRGAVAAAAADQSHRWLQHLPVPSAVPATPTAAEPGPVA, encoded by the coding sequence GTGACAGAGCCCCAGGTGCCTCAGGCCGCCGCGCCGGCGCTCGCGGACGGCGGCTCGTCGTCCCTCGCGGACGGCGACTGGCACCGCCTGCACCCGCTCACGCCGCTGTTCCAGGGCGGACTCGTGCTGATCGTGATCGCCGGCATCGTGCTGTCGAACTTCCGCGATCACGCCGTGTTCTGGGTCGTGTCGATCTTCGCTCCGCACGAGGCCGACGAGCTCGACGGCGGCGAGGGCGAGTTCCTCGGCTTCCTGTTCGAGAACAACCTGATCCTGCTCGGGCTGGGCGTCCTGCTCGCGGCGATCCTGGTGCTGATCGGCGTCTTCTGGGTCGTGTGGCGCTTCCACCAGTTCCGCATCACCGGCGTCGACGTCGAGGTGCGCAAGGGCATGGTGTTCCGCTCGCACCGCCGCGCGCCGCTCGACCGCGTGCAGAGCGTCAATCTGACGCGGCCGTTCCCTGCGCGACTCATCGGCATGGCGAAGCTCGAGGTGGTGGGTGCGGGCACCGACGCGAACGTGCCGCTGGAGTACCTGTCGACAGACCGCGCCGAGCAGGTGCGCGCCGACATCCTGCGACTCGCCTCCGGCGCCCGCGCCGCCCGCCAGGCGGCGCGCGATGCCGCCTCGGGCGTGCAGACCGGCGTGCGCGGACGACTGGTCGACGCTCTGAACAACGGCGTCACCGGGATGATCGAGGGCGTCGACAACGCCGACGTCGCGCCCGAAAGCGTCGTGAAGATCCCGGCGGGCCGGCTCGTCGCGGCGCAGCTGCTGAACGGTGCGCTGTGGATCCTGCTGTTCGCCGCGATCTGGCTGACGAGCGTGCTCGTGCCGCTGCTGATCGCCGACACCGGATCCGAGCGCGTCGTGATCTCGCTGGGCGTCGGCCTCGGCACGGGCATCCCGATGGCGTTCGCCGCCGTGGCGATCACGTGGTCGCAGATCTCGAAGTCGCTGCGCTACGCCATCGCGCCCACGCCGGACGGCGTGCGCGTGACGTTCGGCCTGTTCACGACGGTGACCGAGACGCTGCCGCCCGGCCGGATCTTCGCGGTCGAGGTCTCGCAGTCGCTGCTGTGGCGCCCGTTCGGCTGGTGGACGGTCAAGATCAACCGGATGAGCGGCAAGAGCGCCGTCGAGCAGCAGTCGGGAAGCGGGCAGCAGTTCAACACCGTGCTGCCCGTCGGCACGCGCGCCGACGTCGAGCGCGTGCTGTCGCTCATCCTGCCGGTCGTGCCGGACGCCGACGCGCCGCTGCTGTGGGACCACGGTCTGCTGGGACCGGTCGCGGAGCAGGCCGATCCGTACCGGACGATCCCGCGGCGCGCCTGGTGGCGCCGGCCGGTGTCGTGGAAGCGGCACGGCTTCGCGCTGACGACGTACGCGCTCGTGCTGCGTCGCGGTGTCGTGTGGCGCAAGCTCGCGCTGTTCCCGCTAGCGCGACTGCAGGGCGTCTCGATCCAGCAGGGCCCGATCGACCGGTGGCAGCGCGTGGCGAGCGCGCAGGTGCACACCGTGCTGGGCCCGGTGTCCGGGCATGTCGTCGGGCTCGAGCGCGACGCCGTGATCGGCCTGCTCGAGGACACCAGCCGCGGCGCGGTCGCGGCGGCGGCGGCCGACCAGTCGCACCGCTGGCTGCAGCATCTGCCCGTTCCGTCCGCCGTTCCCGCCACCCCGACCGCGGCCGAACCGGGGCCCGTGGCATGA
- the cls gene encoding cardiolipin synthase: MEVFRDPSWYLIVVTIVDTAIRVLAVVIVPRNRRPTAGMAWLLAIFFLPVPGLLLFLLIGNPRLPRHRRRSQEQINQYIREAREYLERGSLRPNEPAWFTSLVRMNRELGAMPLTGDNGARLIRDYDESLAEMAAAIRGAREYVHVEFYIFKSDRTTDVFFRALEEVRERGIPVRVLLDHWANLSKPYHRRTLKRLDAMGAEWRFALPVQPLRGKWQRPDLRNHRKILVVDGDVAFVGSQNVTDASYNLRANIRRGLRWVDLMVRLDGPIVSSVNAVFLSDWFSEGAELPEGIDLKQMAAGSGDLDCQIVPSGPGFEVENNLRLFLGLLYAAQRKIIMISPYFVPDEALLLAITAATKRGLQVELFVSEEGDQAVVYHAQRSYYEALLRAGVRIWLYPKPFILHTKGLTIDDEVAVIGSSNMDMRSFGLNLEISLLVRGEEFVQQMRDVEAEYRDLSRELTLEEWLQQPLRSTVLDNLARLTSSLQ, translated from the coding sequence ATGGAGGTGTTCCGGGACCCGTCGTGGTACCTGATCGTCGTCACGATCGTCGACACGGCGATCCGCGTGCTCGCCGTCGTCATCGTGCCGCGCAACCGGCGTCCCACAGCGGGCATGGCGTGGCTCCTGGCGATCTTCTTCCTGCCCGTCCCGGGTCTGCTGCTGTTCCTGCTGATCGGCAACCCGCGCCTGCCACGCCACCGCCGCCGCAGCCAGGAGCAGATCAACCAGTACATCCGTGAGGCCCGCGAGTATCTCGAGCGGGGGAGCCTGCGCCCCAACGAGCCGGCGTGGTTCACATCGCTCGTGCGCATGAACCGCGAGCTCGGCGCCATGCCGCTCACGGGCGACAACGGCGCGCGCCTCATTCGCGACTACGACGAGAGCCTCGCCGAGATGGCCGCGGCCATCCGCGGAGCGCGCGAGTACGTGCACGTGGAGTTCTACATCTTCAAGTCGGACCGCACGACGGACGTGTTCTTCCGCGCGCTCGAGGAAGTCCGCGAACGCGGCATCCCCGTGCGCGTGCTGCTCGACCACTGGGCGAACCTCTCCAAGCCGTACCACCGCCGCACGCTCAAGCGTCTCGACGCGATGGGTGCCGAATGGCGGTTCGCGCTGCCGGTGCAGCCACTGCGCGGCAAGTGGCAGCGCCCCGACCTCCGCAACCACCGCAAGATCCTCGTCGTGGACGGCGACGTGGCCTTCGTCGGGTCTCAGAACGTCACGGATGCGAGCTACAACCTCCGGGCGAACATCCGCCGCGGGCTGCGGTGGGTCGACCTCATGGTGCGGCTGGACGGCCCGATCGTGTCGAGCGTGAACGCGGTGTTCCTCTCCGACTGGTTCAGCGAAGGCGCCGAACTGCCGGAGGGCATCGACCTCAAGCAGATGGCGGCGGGAAGCGGCGACCTGGACTGCCAGATCGTGCCCTCGGGGCCGGGCTTCGAGGTCGAGAACAACCTGCGCCTGTTCCTCGGCCTGCTGTACGCCGCGCAGCGCAAGATCATCATGATCAGCCCCTACTTCGTCCCCGACGAGGCGCTGCTGCTCGCCATCACGGCGGCCACCAAGCGCGGCCTGCAGGTCGAGCTGTTCGTGTCGGAGGAGGGCGATCAGGCCGTCGTCTACCACGCGCAGCGCAGCTACTACGAGGCGCTCCTGCGCGCCGGCGTGCGGATCTGGCTCTATCCGAAGCCGTTCATCCTGCACACCAAGGGCCTCACGATCGACGACGAGGTCGCGGTGATCGGATCGAGCAACATGGACATGCGCTCGTTCGGTCTGAACCTCGAGATCTCGCTGCTCGTGCGCGGCGAGGAGTTCGTGCAGCAGATGCGCGACGTCGAGGCCGAGTACCGCGACCTGAGCCGCGAGCTCACGCTCGAGGAGTGGCTTCAGCAGCCGCTGCGCTCGACCGTGCTCGACAACCTCGCTCGCCTCACGAGCTCTTTGCAGTAG
- a CDS encoding DUF2520 domain-containing protein: MRRDGRLGVGIIGAGRVGPVVGAALAGAGHALTGITSGSDDERVEAILPGVPVLDALEVVRRSELVVIAVPHAELPGLVAGLAELGAWQVGQLVLHTDAAYGIDVLQPAAERGAIPLAVHPAIAFTGTSIDLRQLAASYAAVTAPAAVLPIAQALAVELGCEPIVVAEQDRAAYAEAIATASEFSRQIVHQATGILRGIGVENPGGYLSALVRSTVDHALAEASPTVILPPEE, encoded by the coding sequence ATGAGGCGCGACGGCCGGCTGGGTGTCGGCATCATCGGCGCCGGTCGCGTCGGTCCCGTGGTCGGGGCGGCGCTCGCCGGAGCAGGCCACGCGCTGACGGGCATCACGAGCGGATCGGACGACGAGCGCGTCGAGGCGATCCTGCCCGGCGTGCCCGTGCTCGACGCGCTCGAGGTGGTGCGGCGCAGCGAGCTCGTCGTGATCGCGGTGCCGCACGCCGAGCTGCCGGGGCTCGTGGCGGGCCTCGCCGAGCTGGGCGCATGGCAGGTGGGCCAGCTCGTGCTGCACACAGACGCGGCGTACGGCATCGACGTGCTGCAGCCGGCGGCCGAGCGCGGCGCGATCCCGCTCGCCGTGCACCCGGCGATCGCCTTCACCGGGACGAGCATCGACCTGCGGCAGCTCGCCGCGTCGTACGCGGCCGTGACCGCGCCGGCCGCCGTCCTGCCGATCGCGCAGGCCCTGGCGGTCGAGCTGGGGTGCGAGCCGATCGTCGTCGCCGAGCAGGATCGCGCCGCCTATGCGGAGGCGATCGCGACGGCGTCCGAGTTCTCGCGGCAGATCGTGCACCAGGCCACCGGCATCCTGCGCGGCATCGGCGTGGAGAACCCCGGCGGGTACCTGTCGGCGCTCGTGCGCTCGACCGTGGATCACGCGCTCGCGGAGGCGTCTCCCACGGTGATCCTGCCCCCGGAGGAGTGA